The Coffea arabica cultivar ET-39 chromosome 1e, Coffea Arabica ET-39 HiFi, whole genome shotgun sequence genome has a window encoding:
- the LOC140016087 gene encoding uncharacterized protein — protein MDRSWMPIKNYLDPKYLDRVDEFIKFAFLGKDPNCKLPCPCKVCNNFEDQTKEVMANHLCRGIVDSYTRWIYHGEGFESDDENDDIEINDNDSDFDSMEELLNDVGVANFGESWRHSPELDTGACTEKEGEASRFLRLLSEAEKSLYLDCEKLQRLFVNKEIARDMRWHKERHVDNKNMMRHPADSLAWKDFDRNHKSFAEDPRNVRLGLASDGFNPFGTMSNSYGIWPVILVPYNLPPWKCLKDPFFFLSMIIPGPKAPGNDIDIFFRPLVDELKELFATGVETYDAFREEKFMLRAALLWTINDFPAYGYLLGWSTKGYKACPVCLDETTSLYLNNGHKCCYMGHRHFLPIDHKWRREKKQFNGEREHRQPPRTLSGEEVLQQLLRIEQVEFGKAPDLLQHKKRKRVQNSSNWKKMSIFFELPYWSTNKIRHNLDIMHIVKNVCESLVGTLMNIPSRTKDTWQAREDLKEMGLREELHLQPGGGASKVMPPACYTLSRLEKKNFCQFLSTIKPVFVMVV, from the exons ATGGATAGGAGTTGGATGCCTATTAAGAACTACCTAGACCCCAAGTATTTAGATAGAGTtgatgaatttattaagtttgCTTTTCTAGGCAAGGATCCTAATTGTAAACTGCCATGTCCTTGCAAAGTATGCAATAATTTTGAGGATCAAACTAAGGAAGTCATGGCCAATCACTTGTGTCGAGGAATTGTTGATAGTTATACTAGGTGGATATATCATGGCGAAGGGTTTGAATCTGATGATGAGAATGATGACATAGAAATAAATGACAACGATAGTGACTTTGACAGTATGGAGGAGCTGTTAAATGATGTAGGAGTTGCTAACTTTGGTGAGAGTTGGAGACATTCACCGGAACTTGATACAGGTGCTTGTACCGAGAAAGAAGGAGAAGCAAGTAGGTTTCTCAGATTATTATCGGAGGCTGAAAAATCTCTATACCTGGACTGTgaaaa GCTGCAAAGACTGTTTGTGAACAAAGAGATTGCTCGGGATATGAGGTGGCATAAGGAGAGACATGTAGATAATAAGAACATGATGCGACACCCTGCTGATTCATTAGCTTGGAAGGATTTTGATAGAAATCACAAGTCCTTCGCTGAAGATCCTAGAAATGTGAGGCTAGGACTTGCTAGTGATGGCTTTAATCCCTTTGGAACCATGAGCAATTCATACGGTATATGGCCTGTTATCCTTGTTCCTTACAATCTACCTCCTTGGAAATGCTTAAAAgatccattttttttcctatcAATGATTATTCCTGGTCCCAAAGCACCTGGAAATGACATTGACATATTCTTTAGACCACTAGTTGATGAGTTAAAAGAGTTATTTGCCACTGGTGTGGAGACATATGATGCCTTCAGGGAAGAGAAGTTCATGTTACGTGCAGCACTTTTGTGGACAATAAACGATTTTCCAGCATATGGCTATTTGTTGGGATGGAGTACAAAAGGGTACAAGGCATGTCCTGTGTGCTTAGATGAGACGACTAGTCTATATCTTAATAATGGTCACAAATGTTGTTACATGGGCCATCGCCATTTTCTGCCTATTGATCATAAATGGCGTCgagaaaaaaagcaatttaatgGAGAAAGAGAACATAGACAGCCTCCTAGGACCCTATCAGGTGAGGAAGTCCTCCAACAACTTCTTCGTATTGAGCAAGTTGAGTTTGGCAAGGCACCTGATTTGCTGcaacataagaaaagaaaacgcgTGCAGAACAGTTCAAATTGGAAGAAGATGAGCATATTCTTTGAACTTCCATATTGGAGTACCAATAAAATTAGACATAATTTGGATATTATGCACATTGTCAAGAATGTATGTGAATCTTTGGTAGGTACATTAATGAATATCCCTTCGAGAACTAAGGACACATGGCAGGCTAGGGAGGATTTAAAAGAAATGGGATTAAGGGAAGAGTTGCATCTACAACCGGGAGGTGGCGCATCTAAAGTTATGCCACCTGCATGTTACACTTTATCACGCCTAGAGAAAAAGAATTTCTGCCAGTTTTTGAGCACTATCAAGCCAGTTTTTGTTATGGTTGTGTAG